A single genomic interval of Bradyrhizobium japonicum USDA 6 harbors:
- a CDS encoding tetratricopeptide repeat protein encodes MRKSLFFVIAAGLGLSGPQALVAQDDVDQQLGSVHFQTSCNDVAQRRFDRGMRYQHSYWYANAKEIFEEAIKADPTCGMAYWGIALTYMDNPHNAIPKPNLAPGLAAIMKAKEIGATTERERDYIDALMVMYADYEKIPHVQRMRMLRDAQARVAAKYPDDDEAQIAYAITLNTSADLNDKTYAQQIKGAAILEPISRRLPMHPGVTHYLIHLYDYPALAQKGLDAANRYAKIAPAAPHAQHMPSHIYTRVGYWKESIDSNTASVKAAMAEKSVGNYLHAQDYMVYAYLQLGQDKQARAVIDDMIKETDFKATVAAADYALAASPARYAIDRGDWEGASQLPVRPSNLNFAMAVTHFARALGAARSGKPEAAKADIQKLAELRDKLQDAKDNYWSGIVDIQRQVAVAWVLYAEGKYDEALNAMSAAADAEDKTEKHVITPGPLAPARELYGFMLLDRGMAKEALAAFEATKAKEPNRLHAFAGAAKAAEALGDREAARQNCQQLVTLTASADSERPEVAAAKQYLASN; translated from the coding sequence ATGCGGAAGTCCCTGTTCTTCGTCATCGCAGCCGGTCTCGGTCTATCAGGACCACAGGCTCTGGTCGCGCAAGACGATGTAGATCAGCAGCTCGGCAGCGTTCATTTCCAGACCTCTTGCAATGATGTGGCCCAGCGTCGTTTCGATCGCGGGATGCGCTATCAGCATTCCTACTGGTACGCCAACGCCAAGGAGATATTCGAGGAAGCCATCAAGGCCGACCCGACATGCGGCATGGCCTATTGGGGCATTGCGCTCACCTACATGGACAATCCGCACAATGCGATTCCAAAGCCGAACCTGGCGCCGGGCCTCGCCGCGATCATGAAGGCCAAGGAGATCGGCGCCACGACCGAGCGCGAACGCGACTACATCGATGCGCTGATGGTGATGTATGCCGATTACGAAAAGATCCCTCACGTCCAACGGATGCGCATGCTGCGTGACGCGCAGGCGCGCGTCGCGGCAAAATATCCGGACGACGACGAAGCCCAGATCGCCTACGCCATTACGCTCAATACGTCGGCGGATCTGAACGACAAGACCTACGCGCAGCAAATTAAAGGCGCGGCGATTCTAGAGCCGATCTCCAGGCGGCTGCCGATGCATCCGGGCGTGACGCATTATCTGATCCATCTCTACGACTACCCGGCACTGGCGCAGAAAGGGCTCGATGCCGCCAATCGTTACGCCAAGATCGCACCGGCCGCGCCGCACGCCCAGCACATGCCCTCCCACATCTACACACGCGTCGGCTATTGGAAGGAATCGATCGACTCCAACACCGCGTCCGTGAAGGCCGCGATGGCCGAAAAGTCGGTCGGCAACTATCTGCACGCACAGGACTACATGGTCTATGCTTACCTGCAGCTCGGCCAGGACAAGCAGGCGCGCGCCGTCATCGACGACATGATCAAGGAGACCGACTTCAAGGCGACGGTCGCGGCGGCAGATTACGCGCTGGCGGCTTCGCCGGCGCGTTATGCGATCGACCGCGGCGATTGGGAGGGTGCCTCGCAGCTGCCGGTCAGGCCGAGCAACCTCAACTTTGCGATGGCGGTAACGCATTTCGCCCGGGCCCTCGGCGCGGCGCGCTCCGGCAAACCGGAAGCCGCCAAGGCCGACATCCAGAAGCTGGCGGAATTGCGCGACAAGCTGCAGGACGCCAAGGACAATTATTGGTCCGGAATCGTCGACATCCAGCGTCAGGTCGCCGTTGCCTGGGTGCTTTACGCCGAGGGCAAGTATGACGAGGCGCTCAATGCGATGAGTGCCGCGGCGGATGCAGAGGACAAGACGGAAAAGCACGTGATCACGCCCGGACCGCTGGCGCCGGCGCGCGAGCTTTACGGCTTCATGCTGCTCGATCGCGGCATGGCCAAGGAGGCGCTTGCTGCATTCGAGGCAACCAAGGCGAAGGAGCCGAACCGCTTGCATGCTTTCGCGGGGGCGGCCAAGGCGGCCGAAGCCCTTGGTGACAGGGAAGCGGCACGACAGAACTGTCAGCAGCTCGTAACGCTGACGGCCAGTGCCGATTCGGAACGCCCCGAGGTCGCGGCGGCTAAGCAATACCTCGCCAGCAACTGA
- a CDS encoding membrane protein — MRRFLSGALPFYALAGLAMCMYLVLYKTNLFDLNAIVQDATGSAWFPVFMFACVLLESVFPYFGYFPGTALILMSVALTPKPADVSVFIVAWAAIIVGAVLSYGQARFFRPMLQRVASKAALSRCESLLDSYGPYARVALFVHPNACAMYFTALGLLGRNLTRELAHLCVGAAASVGILFVVVTRLVSSAGASDDGELQVLLAAGLVAIGTLVGLYAAWRPDRPA, encoded by the coding sequence ATGAGACGGTTTCTGTCGGGAGCGTTGCCGTTCTACGCGCTGGCCGGATTGGCCATGTGCATGTACCTCGTCCTGTACAAGACGAACCTGTTCGACTTGAACGCCATCGTCCAGGATGCGACCGGTTCAGCATGGTTTCCGGTCTTCATGTTCGCTTGCGTGCTCCTGGAGTCGGTCTTTCCGTATTTCGGCTATTTTCCGGGAACCGCCCTCATCCTGATGTCCGTGGCGCTCACTCCGAAGCCTGCGGATGTCTCCGTTTTCATCGTGGCGTGGGCGGCCATCATCGTGGGCGCCGTTCTGAGTTACGGGCAGGCTCGTTTTTTCAGACCGATGTTGCAGCGGGTTGCCTCGAAAGCGGCACTGAGCCGATGTGAGTCCCTCCTCGACTCCTATGGTCCTTATGCGCGTGTTGCCTTGTTCGTTCATCCCAACGCTTGCGCGATGTATTTCACGGCACTCGGACTTCTCGGCCGGAACCTGACGCGAGAGCTCGCTCATCTTTGCGTGGGTGCAGCGGCTTCCGTGGGCATTCTGTTCGTCGTCGTGACGAGACTCGTGTCGTCCGCAGGCGCCAGCGATGATGGGGAATTGCAGGTGCTGCTGGCGGCAGGCCTGGTCGCCATCGGGACCCTCGTCGGTCTCTATGCGGCCTGGCGGCCGGATCGGCCCGCCTAA
- a CDS encoding metallophosphoesterase family protein, with the protein MIYIKLTRRRRSTENGRQIGLFARPIRRLIPSPRSRVIIMQSSWPNEPSRRIVLGALAALPAFSVPRVAGAQTQTTTAQAPLSAAAGFSFAAVGDTRPMMYLPLKEGQPDLSKFFVEMFGLVMPEKVAEAVVAKDVKMIFDPVTKDLVKVVMPFASKTEVMTLTVDKGWVTEASVEDVKLLPGVHRTMFRLQGGEWVTREIVKDVQSGRAKFVVNSGDAVWWGNQGLTVSDSPYWKRVNETMLKKLPAPDDEMRAAGLDGRFFMSVGNHEVWADPKIEGVLSAVPYLRKFGVTPENLIYKFDFKGTRFIYLWSGKYDYRSPSLWDADRPKYAEQMTQLQKWMDEAKANGIRKTFIVFHYPVFARSGLGPIPAPDNPHKVIASYARDMDVVVLNGHVHTTEIYDVDGVKYLMLGGGGAEQDPILPGRTSIKVPADYPRDLYWKGQPPQEEYNYVLVDVEPGQKTKFTLNRFRPWSAEPFGTEELFT; encoded by the coding sequence TTGATCTATATCAAGCTTACCCGCCGCCGAAGGTCCACGGAAAACGGTCGGCAAATCGGACTGTTTGCGCGCCCGATACGGCGCCTCATTCCCTCTCCTCGATCAAGGGTGATCATTATGCAATCCTCTTGGCCCAACGAGCCCAGTCGTCGCATAGTTCTGGGCGCACTCGCGGCACTGCCCGCATTCTCCGTGCCACGCGTTGCCGGTGCCCAGACACAAACAACGACCGCGCAAGCACCGCTTTCCGCAGCGGCCGGCTTTTCATTCGCTGCGGTCGGCGATACCCGACCGATGATGTACCTCCCATTGAAAGAGGGACAACCGGACCTCAGCAAGTTCTTCGTCGAGATGTTCGGATTGGTCATGCCGGAAAAGGTCGCCGAGGCCGTCGTAGCGAAGGATGTGAAGATGATCTTCGATCCGGTCACAAAGGACCTGGTCAAGGTCGTCATGCCGTTCGCATCCAAGACGGAAGTGATGACCCTGACGGTAGATAAGGGTTGGGTCACCGAGGCATCCGTTGAAGACGTGAAACTGCTTCCGGGAGTGCATCGCACCATGTTCCGGCTTCAGGGCGGCGAATGGGTGACGCGCGAAATCGTCAAGGACGTTCAATCCGGTCGCGCGAAATTCGTGGTCAATAGCGGTGACGCCGTGTGGTGGGGCAATCAGGGCCTGACCGTGAGTGACAGCCCATACTGGAAGCGCGTGAACGAAACAATGTTGAAGAAGCTACCCGCGCCGGATGACGAGATGCGCGCAGCCGGTCTGGATGGGCGCTTTTTCATGAGTGTGGGTAATCATGAGGTGTGGGCCGACCCAAAGATCGAGGGCGTACTTTCGGCTGTGCCGTATCTGAGAAAATTCGGCGTCACGCCGGAAAACCTCATCTACAAATTCGACTTCAAGGGCACCCGCTTCATCTATCTCTGGAGTGGCAAGTACGATTACCGTTCGCCGTCGCTATGGGATGCTGATCGGCCAAAATATGCCGAGCAGATGACCCAGCTTCAAAAGTGGATGGACGAGGCGAAGGCCAATGGCATTCGGAAGACGTTCATCGTCTTCCACTATCCCGTGTTTGCGCGGTCAGGCTTAGGCCCGATCCCGGCTCCCGATAACCCGCACAAGGTGATTGCGTCGTATGCCAGGGACATGGATGTGGTCGTGTTGAACGGGCACGTCCACACCACGGAAATCTACGACGTAGATGGAGTAAAGTATCTGATGTTGGGCGGTGGGGGCGCGGAACAAGACCCAATCCTGCCGGGGCGAACCAGCATCAAGGTGCCCGCCGACTATCCGCGGGACCTTTACTGGAAGGGTCAGCCTCCGCAAGAGGAGTACAATTACGTGCTGGTGGACGTTGAACCCGGCCAGAAGACGAAGTTCACCCTCAATCGCTTCCGGCCGTGGTCGGCGGAGCCATTCGGGACTGAGGAGCTCTTCACGTGA
- a CDS encoding TAXI family TRAP transporter solute-binding subunit, with protein MKSTKLPLWLRFLLLVGVVVFAAGASLVAYRYYSRPVALTVAVGSVDGEAAKAMSAMAGEFVSANAPVRLKVIDSGTALEAAAAFSAGKVDLAVVRGDVGDLSQAQAVVVVSHMVVLIIAPPGSSIDSIANLKGRTVGVVGGAVNAKIVDVLTKEYDLAGAKVVFKNLALTDVRQAIQSKQVGALLVTIPLAEKYLSLVRGFFQLDRKKAPVLIPIESAGAIAERERAFESFDVPKGTLRGSPPVPEDDLTTLRTSLYLVAQKKLGTDLVTDLTEAIMSARRNLLREQPIFAQITAPSTDQDAYLPLHPGAAAVYNSTTQSFMDEYGNWIYLTPMVLGGAATMLAAAWKFLGLGNRATDGPLDSLYALARRIRKVDTEAELSDIEDEIDGILKAERAKSAAGDESAVDDATLNVAAHRLESLIHERRTLIARGPAVASAAKATQR; from the coding sequence ATGAAGTCGACAAAACTGCCGCTGTGGCTTCGCTTTCTCCTGCTTGTCGGCGTCGTCGTCTTCGCGGCAGGCGCAAGTCTTGTTGCCTATCGGTACTACAGTCGCCCGGTAGCGCTGACCGTGGCGGTCGGCTCGGTCGACGGCGAGGCAGCCAAGGCAATGTCAGCGATGGCAGGGGAGTTCGTTTCAGCGAACGCGCCGGTCCGGCTCAAGGTCATCGACAGCGGCACCGCGCTTGAGGCCGCTGCCGCTTTCTCCGCCGGTAAGGTCGATCTCGCTGTGGTTCGCGGCGATGTCGGCGACTTGTCACAGGCGCAAGCCGTCGTCGTCGTCAGCCATATGGTCGTACTGATCATCGCGCCGCCGGGATCGTCCATCGACAGCATTGCCAACCTGAAGGGACGCACGGTCGGGGTGGTCGGCGGAGCAGTGAACGCCAAAATCGTCGATGTGTTGACCAAGGAATACGATCTGGCGGGCGCGAAAGTTGTATTCAAGAACCTTGCTTTGACGGATGTCCGGCAAGCCATTCAGTCGAAACAAGTCGGTGCCCTGCTCGTCACGATCCCGCTCGCCGAAAAATACCTCTCGCTCGTTCGCGGATTTTTTCAGCTCGACCGTAAAAAGGCCCCGGTACTGATCCCAATCGAGTCCGCGGGGGCAATTGCAGAGAGGGAACGCGCTTTTGAAAGCTTCGACGTCCCGAAGGGCACGCTGCGGGGATCGCCGCCGGTCCCGGAAGATGACCTGACGACCCTGAGGACCTCGCTATACCTGGTTGCGCAAAAGAAGCTCGGCACTGATCTGGTAACCGACCTCACGGAGGCGATCATGAGCGCGCGCAGGAATCTTCTGCGCGAGCAGCCGATTTTCGCGCAGATCACCGCGCCCAGCACCGACCAGGATGCCTACCTTCCGCTGCACCCTGGCGCGGCAGCCGTCTACAACAGCACGACGCAGAGCTTCATGGATGAATACGGCAACTGGATCTATTTGACGCCGATGGTACTGGGTGGCGCTGCCACCATGCTTGCGGCGGCGTGGAAATTCCTGGGCCTCGGCAACCGCGCAACCGATGGCCCGCTCGATTCTCTCTATGCCCTGGCGCGCCGGATTCGGAAGGTCGATACGGAGGCTGAACTTTCGGATATCGAGGACGAAATCGACGGCATTCTAAAGGCGGAGCGCGCCAAATCCGCCGCTGGAGACGAGAGCGCGGTGGATGATGCCACATTGAACGTGGCAGCCCACCGGCTTGAGAGCTTGATTCACGAGCGACGCACATTGATCGCCAGGGGACCCGCAGTTGCCTCCGCGGCGAAGGCGACGCAGCGCTAA
- a CDS encoding DUF4239 domain-containing protein gives MNAIALSCITFLCISGGALLGMFLPGHHLSTDDKDVVRLGTGLIGTIAALVLGLLIASAKGSYDTQSTQVTQMTSNVVLLDNLLAQYGPETNDERNLLRRAVVALADRMWREKTSEVAKANPFEASATSEAFFAKLQQLSPQNDSQRSLQARAIQIATDIAQTRLSLYAQTNNSIPMPFLVVLIFWLTIIFGSFGLFARPSATVFGSLFVFALSAAGAIYLVLELGQPFAGLMQISSAPLRNALTPLGP, from the coding sequence ATGAATGCAATCGCGCTATCGTGCATCACGTTTCTGTGCATCTCGGGCGGTGCCCTGCTCGGTATGTTCCTTCCTGGGCATCACCTGAGCACAGATGACAAGGATGTGGTCAGGCTGGGCACGGGCCTCATCGGGACGATAGCCGCGCTTGTCCTTGGCCTGCTGATCGCCTCGGCGAAGGGTTCCTACGACACGCAGAGCACTCAAGTCACGCAGATGACGAGTAATGTTGTCCTGCTCGACAATCTGCTGGCGCAGTACGGACCGGAGACGAATGACGAACGCAATCTGTTGCGGCGCGCCGTCGTTGCTTTAGCCGATCGAATGTGGCGCGAGAAAACTTCCGAGGTTGCCAAGGCGAACCCGTTCGAGGCGAGCGCCACGAGCGAAGCATTCTTTGCGAAGCTTCAGCAGCTTTCGCCGCAGAACGATTCCCAGCGCTCCCTGCAGGCCAGGGCCATACAGATCGCCACCGACATTGCGCAAACCCGCCTGTCCCTGTACGCCCAGACGAACAACTCGATCCCCATGCCGTTCCTGGTGGTGCTGATTTTCTGGCTCACCATCATCTTTGGAAGCTTCGGCCTGTTTGCCAGGCCCAGCGCAACCGTTTTCGGCTCGTTGTTCGTTTTTGCGCTGTCGGCCGCCGGGGCGATCTACCTGGTCCTAGAGCTGGGGCAGCCATTTGCGGGTTTGATGCAGATTTCCAGCGCGCCACTGCGCAACGCCCTCACGCCGCTCGGCCCCTAG
- a CDS encoding tyrosine-type recombinase/integrase, whose amino-acid sequence MTEPANQLTLTDAVIRNATLPPGKAQHYLHDDKLPGLALRMRATGGRTWVYLFTKPGVRGTQRKTLGAWPKYNEKAARKAATIAAGEVVKGLDPNDAKREARRQQAAEKQRTTLATLIVEDGPYQTSMTERQVVNWKPAMSALRRGLKDHAESGVGDLTRRQIMAAVDKIAKTGKRGAAKDLRKHVHTLLEWCVGEGYVEHNVLAGYRAPKETRAQRVGRRTKGRALTDEEIIKVWDASGKLGAFGLLARMCLLGGPRRSEPTMIEWRKHIMDDRITFDAAWTKMGLHHDVPRTHLANEVLAAAKHFQRATSDYVFPSPKTGGQMSGFTKMVNRLVKEAGVAKFTMHDLRRSLRTVMSRCGYDNEIQRLCVGQRPSGIDQVYNHDEQWIIRKMAFEAAHDYIAELVGAKRVGKIVRLQRTNPLDPIKAELLGRLREHYAAEAS is encoded by the coding sequence ATGACGGAGCCGGCCAACCAGCTGACACTCACCGATGCGGTGATCCGCAACGCAACGCTGCCGCCGGGTAAGGCGCAGCATTATCTCCACGACGACAAGCTGCCCGGCCTCGCCTTGCGCATGCGCGCCACCGGCGGCCGGACCTGGGTCTACCTCTTCACCAAGCCGGGGGTGAGGGGGACCCAGCGCAAGACCCTCGGCGCGTGGCCCAAATATAATGAGAAGGCCGCCCGCAAGGCCGCCACCATCGCCGCAGGCGAAGTCGTCAAGGGCTTGGACCCGAACGACGCGAAGCGCGAGGCGAGGCGGCAACAGGCAGCCGAGAAGCAGCGCACCACGCTCGCGACCCTCATTGTTGAAGATGGTCCTTACCAGACGTCTATGACCGAACGTCAAGTCGTCAACTGGAAGCCAGCAATGTCGGCGCTGCGGCGCGGGCTCAAGGATCACGCCGAGAGCGGCGTGGGGGACCTGACGCGACGGCAGATCATGGCTGCGGTCGATAAGATTGCCAAGACCGGCAAGCGTGGTGCAGCCAAGGACTTGCGCAAGCACGTGCATACTTTGCTCGAATGGTGCGTCGGTGAGGGCTATGTCGAGCACAACGTGCTCGCCGGCTATCGCGCGCCCAAGGAAACCCGCGCGCAAAGGGTCGGACGCCGAACGAAGGGCCGCGCGCTGACCGATGAGGAAATCATCAAAGTCTGGGATGCATCCGGCAAGCTCGGGGCTTTTGGTCTCCTGGCTCGCATGTGCCTGCTCGGTGGCCCGCGCCGCAGCGAGCCTACCATGATCGAGTGGCGAAAGCACATCATGGATGACCGTATCACCTTCGATGCGGCGTGGACCAAGATGGGCCTGCACCACGACGTGCCGCGCACCCACCTCGCAAACGAGGTGCTCGCGGCCGCCAAACACTTCCAGCGCGCAACGTCCGACTATGTCTTCCCGTCACCAAAGACCGGCGGCCAGATGTCCGGGTTCACCAAGATGGTCAACCGCCTGGTCAAGGAAGCGGGTGTTGCCAAGTTTACCATGCATGACCTAAGGCGCAGCTTACGAACCGTCATGTCTCGCTGCGGCTACGACAACGAAATCCAGCGGCTGTGTGTCGGGCAAAGGCCAAGCGGAATCGATCAGGTCTACAATCACGACGAACAGTGGATCATCCGCAAAATGGCGTTCGAAGCGGCTCACGACTACATTGCGGAGTTGGTCGGCGCGAAACGGGTCGGCAAAATCGTGCGCCTGCAGCGGACGAATCCGCTTGACCCGATCAAGGCCGAGCTCCTCGGCCGTCTCCGTGAGCATTATGCGGCTGAGGCATCTTAG
- the ybgC gene encoding tol-pal system-associated acyl-CoA thioesterase — protein MTLSLDGEIRDGRHYMQVRVYFEDTDSGQIVYHANFLRFMERGRTNYLRLLGTNQQALLEETRNDAPGFAFVVRSMTIDFLKPAVLDDLLDIVTVPQEVRGASIALLQECRRGGDLLVSARVRVAFISGGKAQRIPKALRLAMEEHR, from the coding sequence GTGACACTCTCTCTTGACGGCGAAATTCGAGACGGACGGCATTACATGCAGGTCCGCGTCTATTTCGAAGATACCGATTCCGGCCAGATTGTTTATCACGCGAATTTTTTGCGTTTCATGGAACGTGGCAGAACGAATTACTTGCGCCTGCTCGGCACCAATCAGCAAGCGCTGCTCGAGGAAACGCGGAACGATGCGCCGGGCTTCGCCTTCGTTGTCCGTTCGATGACAATCGATTTTCTAAAACCGGCAGTCTTGGACGACCTGCTTGACATTGTCACGGTCCCGCAAGAGGTGAGAGGCGCGTCGATTGCCTTGCTGCAGGAGTGCAGGCGCGGGGGTGATCTCTTGGTCTCGGCGCGTGTACGGGTCGCGTTTATCTCAGGCGGAAAAGCGCAGCGCATCCCAAAGGCTCTGAGGCTTGCTATGGAAGAGCACAGATAA
- a CDS encoding metallophosphoesterase: protein MITRRHLIRSIGGLSALGVSTAAYGVGIEPLRLRVTRYHPTPRQWPADFPLKIAIVTDIHACDPWMSLERIEGIVDRTNALNADVIVLLGDYVAGVHQVTRIIPSSEWARVLAGLKAPLGVHAVMGNHDYWVDRAVQQAGHGPTAAHRALEAAGIPVYENDVVRLTKDGRSFWLAGLGDQLAYYPAKRYGRAHRLGADDLAGTLAKVTDDAPVILLAHEPNIAPLVPARVALQLSGHTHGGQVRLFGWSPAVSPQHGVRLAYGHFRLKCDVIVSGGLGCSIMPVRVGVPPEIVEVTLGRTPAVA, encoded by the coding sequence ATGATCACGCGTCGTCATCTCATCCGTTCCATCGGCGGCCTGTCCGCGCTCGGTGTCTCGACCGCGGCCTATGGCGTCGGCATCGAGCCGCTGCGGCTCCGCGTCACCCGCTATCACCCGACCCCGCGGCAATGGCCGGCGGATTTTCCGCTCAAGATCGCCATCGTCACCGACATTCATGCCTGCGATCCCTGGATGTCGCTGGAGCGGATCGAGGGCATCGTCGATCGCACCAATGCGCTCAACGCCGATGTCATCGTGCTGCTCGGCGACTATGTCGCGGGTGTTCACCAGGTCACGCGCATCATTCCGTCGAGCGAATGGGCCAGGGTGCTCGCGGGCCTCAAGGCACCGCTCGGCGTCCATGCCGTCATGGGCAATCACGACTACTGGGTGGACAGGGCCGTGCAGCAGGCCGGTCACGGGCCGACAGCCGCCCATCGCGCGCTGGAGGCGGCCGGCATTCCCGTCTACGAGAACGACGTCGTGCGTCTCACCAAGGACGGACGCTCCTTCTGGCTCGCGGGCCTCGGCGATCAGCTCGCCTACTATCCCGCGAAGCGCTATGGCCGCGCGCATCGGCTTGGCGCCGACGATCTCGCGGGCACGCTGGCGAAGGTCACCGACGATGCGCCGGTCATCCTGCTCGCGCACGAGCCAAATATCGCGCCGCTCGTACCCGCGCGCGTCGCGCTGCAACTGTCCGGCCATACCCATGGCGGCCAGGTCCGCCTGTTCGGCTGGTCGCCGGCTGTTTCGCCTCAGCACGGCGTGCGGCTCGCCTATGGTCACTTCCGGCTGAAATGTGACGTCATCGTCTCCGGCGGCCTCGGTTGCAGCATCATGCCGGTCCGCGTCGGCGTGCCGCCGGAAATCGTCGAGGTGACGCTGGGAAGGACGCCGGCCGTGGCATAA
- the ruvB gene encoding Holliday junction branch migration DNA helicase RuvB, with the protein MVSPERRSDDVGDTALRPQSLSDFVGQQQARKNLSIFIEAARKRGEALDHVLFVGPPGLGKTTLAQIVAKELGVGFRATSGPVIAKAGDLAALLTNLEERDVLFIDEIHRLSPAVEEVLYPAMEDFQLDLIIGEGPAARSVKIELSKFTLVGATTRAGLLTNPLRDRFGIPVRLNFYTIEELESIVTRGARVLNVGMSADGANEIARRARGTPRIAGRLLRRVRDFASAADAASIDRKIADHALSALEVDAAGLDAMDRRYLTTIAQNYGGGPVGVETMAAALSEPRDAIEDIIEPYLIQCGYLQRTPRGRLLTSHAFRHLGIAEPSRDAAAQFGLFGTDESDD; encoded by the coding sequence ATGGTCTCGCCCGAGCGCCGCAGCGACGATGTCGGCGACACCGCGCTGCGTCCGCAATCGCTGTCCGACTTCGTCGGCCAGCAGCAGGCGCGCAAGAACCTCTCGATCTTCATCGAGGCGGCACGCAAGCGCGGCGAGGCGCTCGATCACGTGCTGTTCGTAGGCCCCCCCGGCCTCGGCAAGACCACGCTGGCGCAGATCGTCGCCAAGGAGCTCGGCGTCGGCTTTCGCGCCACCTCGGGTCCGGTGATCGCGAAGGCTGGCGATCTCGCCGCACTCCTCACCAACCTCGAAGAGCGCGACGTGCTCTTCATCGACGAGATCCATCGCCTGAGCCCGGCGGTGGAAGAGGTGCTCTATCCCGCGATGGAGGACTTTCAACTCGACCTGATCATCGGCGAGGGCCCGGCGGCACGCTCGGTGAAGATCGAGCTGTCGAAATTCACGCTCGTCGGCGCCACCACACGCGCTGGCCTGCTCACCAATCCCTTGCGCGATCGCTTCGGCATCCCGGTCCGGCTCAACTTCTATACGATCGAAGAGCTGGAAAGCATCGTCACCCGCGGCGCGCGCGTGCTCAATGTCGGTATGAGCGCCGACGGTGCCAACGAGATCGCGCGCCGCGCCCGTGGCACGCCGCGCATCGCCGGCCGCCTGCTGCGCCGCGTGCGCGATTTCGCCTCCGCCGCCGATGCCGCCTCGATCGACCGCAAGATCGCCGACCACGCGCTGAGCGCGCTCGAGGTCGACGCCGCCGGCCTCGATGCCATGGACCGCCGCTACCTCACGACCATCGCGCAGAACTATGGCGGCGGCCCGGTCGGCGTCGAGACGATGGCTGCCGCTTTGTCCGAGCCGCGCGATGCGATCGAGGACATCATCGAGCCTTATCTCATTCAGTGCGGCTATCTCCAGCGCACCCCGCGCGGCCGCCTGCTCACCTCGCACGCCTTCCGCCATCTCGGCATCGCCGAGCCCTCGCGCGATGCCGCGGCACAGTTCGGCCTGTTCGGCACGGACGAGAGCGACGACTGA
- the ruvA gene encoding Holliday junction branch migration protein RuvA, which produces MIGKLKGLIDSYGEDYVLLDVGGVGYQVHCSARTLQHLPAPGEVAVLSIETYVREDQIKLFGFRTDQEREWFRLLQTVQGVGAKVALAVLGTLAPSDLANAIALRDKAAVARTPGVGPKVAERIVTELKDKAPAFANVDPAVVHLAGAVDDQRAPRPVADAISALVNLGYGQPQAAAAIASASRSAGEHAETAQLIRLGLKELAK; this is translated from the coding sequence ATGATCGGCAAGCTCAAGGGCCTGATCGATTCCTACGGCGAGGATTATGTCCTCCTCGACGTCGGCGGCGTCGGCTATCAGGTGCATTGCTCGGCGCGCACGCTTCAGCATCTGCCGGCGCCCGGCGAGGTCGCGGTGCTGTCGATCGAGACCTATGTCCGCGAGGACCAGATCAAGCTGTTCGGCTTCCGCACCGACCAGGAGCGCGAATGGTTTCGCCTGCTCCAGACCGTGCAGGGCGTCGGCGCCAAGGTCGCGCTCGCCGTGCTCGGCACGCTGGCGCCTTCCGATCTCGCCAACGCCATTGCGCTCCGTGACAAGGCCGCGGTGGCGCGTACGCCCGGTGTCGGCCCCAAGGTGGCCGAGCGCATCGTCACCGAATTGAAGGACAAGGCGCCGGCCTTCGCCAATGTCGATCCCGCCGTCGTGCATCTCGCCGGCGCCGTCGACGACCAGCGCGCGCCGCGCCCGGTGGCAGATGCGATCTCGGCGCTCGTCAATCTCGGTTACGGCCAGCCGCAGGCCGCCGCGGCCATCGCATCGGCATCGCGTAGCGCGGGTGAGCATGCCGAGACCGCACAGCTCATTCGCCTCGGCCTCAAGGAGCTCGCGAAGTGA